The proteins below are encoded in one region of Streptomyces sp. NBC_00490:
- a CDS encoding 5-dehydro-4-deoxyglucarate dehydratase gives MTTADLATRLGIPSGPLFFPVTAYAPDGSVDLDVYRAHVRRGVEAGAAAVFACCGTGEFHALTPEEFEACVRAAVAETAGRVPVVAGAGYGTALAVRYAKLAEAAGADGLLALPPYLVIAGQEGLLRHYKEIAAATALPVVVYQRDNAVFTPETVVELARTEGIVGLKDGLGDLDLVQRIVSAVRTEVPGDFLYFNGLPTAEQTQLAYRAVGVPLYSSAVFCFAPEVALAFHRALESGDSKTANRLLDGFYRPFVELRAQGRGYAVALVKAGVRLRGLDVGEVRPPLHEPTEDHVKQLAQIIERGYALLEEDTK, from the coding sequence GTGACGACTGCCGACCTCGCCACCCGACTCGGCATCCCCAGCGGGCCGCTGTTCTTCCCCGTCACCGCCTACGCGCCCGACGGCTCGGTCGACCTCGACGTCTACCGCGCGCATGTGCGCCGCGGGGTGGAGGCCGGGGCCGCCGCCGTCTTCGCGTGCTGCGGCACCGGGGAGTTCCACGCACTGACGCCCGAGGAGTTCGAGGCGTGCGTGCGGGCGGCCGTGGCGGAGACGGCCGGACGGGTGCCGGTCGTCGCGGGCGCCGGGTACGGCACCGCGCTCGCCGTGCGGTACGCGAAGCTGGCCGAGGCGGCCGGCGCGGACGGACTGCTCGCGCTGCCGCCGTACCTCGTGATCGCCGGGCAGGAGGGACTGCTGCGGCACTACAAGGAGATCGCGGCGGCCACCGCGCTGCCCGTCGTCGTCTACCAGCGCGACAACGCCGTGTTCACGCCGGAGACCGTCGTCGAACTGGCCCGCACCGAAGGGATCGTCGGCCTCAAGGACGGGCTCGGCGACCTCGACCTCGTCCAGCGGATCGTCAGCGCCGTGCGCACCGAGGTCCCCGGCGACTTCCTCTACTTCAACGGCCTGCCGACCGCCGAACAGACCCAGCTCGCCTACCGCGCGGTCGGCGTCCCGCTCTACTCCTCCGCCGTGTTCTGCTTCGCCCCCGAGGTCGCCCTCGCCTTCCACCGGGCGCTGGAGTCGGGCGACTCGAAGACGGCCAACCGTCTCCTGGACGGCTTCTACCGCCCGTTCGTCGAGTTGCGCGCCCAGGGCCGCGGTTACGCCGTCGCCCTGGTCAAGGCCGGTGTACGGCTGCGCGGGCTCGACGTGGGGGAGGTGCGGCCGCCGCTGCACGAGCCGACCGAGGATCATGTGAAGCAGCTCGCTCAGATCATCGAGCGTGGATACGCGCTGCTGGAGGAGGACACCAAGTGA
- a CDS encoding NAD-dependent epimerase/dehydratase family protein, with translation MPTPRTVLLTGAAGGLGTLMRDLLPGYGYELRLLDLLPIEGEPDAIVADLADKDAVREAVRGVDAIIHLAGISLEASFEKILRANIEGTYNLYEAAREEGVPRIVFASSNHAVGFTPRPQGDAPLIPIDTPHRPDTFYGLSKSFGEDLAQLYWDKHALETVSVRIGSCFPEPSSVRMLSVWMSPADGARLFHAALTAENVQHTVVYGSSANTRLWWDLSTARAIGYDPQDDSEQYAEKLIAEQGELDPENIAHAHLGGHFVSDPPIWPY, from the coding sequence ATGCCCACGCCCCGCACCGTTCTGCTCACCGGCGCCGCCGGCGGGCTCGGCACCCTGATGCGGGACCTGCTCCCCGGGTACGGCTACGAGTTGCGCCTCCTCGACCTGCTCCCCATCGAGGGCGAACCCGACGCGATCGTCGCGGACCTCGCCGACAAGGACGCCGTGCGCGAGGCCGTCCGGGGCGTCGACGCGATCATCCACCTCGCGGGCATCTCCCTGGAGGCCTCGTTCGAGAAAATCCTCAGGGCGAACATCGAGGGCACCTACAACCTGTACGAGGCCGCCCGCGAGGAGGGCGTACCGAGGATCGTCTTCGCCTCCTCCAACCACGCGGTGGGCTTCACCCCCCGCCCCCAGGGCGACGCCCCCCTGATCCCGATCGACACCCCGCACCGCCCGGACACCTTCTACGGCCTGTCCAAGTCCTTCGGCGAGGACCTGGCCCAGCTCTACTGGGACAAGCACGCCCTGGAGACCGTGTCGGTACGCATCGGCTCCTGCTTCCCCGAGCCCAGCAGCGTCCGCATGCTCTCGGTGTGGATGAGCCCCGCCGACGGCGCCCGTCTCTTCCACGCGGCCCTCACCGCCGAGAACGTCCAGCACACCGTCGTCTACGGCTCCTCCGCCAACACCCGCCTGTGGTGGGACCTCAGCACCGCCCGGGCGATCGGCTACGACCCCCAGGACGACTCCGAGCAGTACGCCGAGAAGCTCATCGCCGAGCAGGGCGAGCTCGACCCGGAGAACATCGCCCACGCCCACCTGGGCGGCCACTTCGTGAGCGACCCGCCGATCTGGCCGTACTGA
- a CDS encoding DeoR/GlpR family DNA-binding transcription regulator, with amino-acid sequence MTGTAEDRQRHIVQAARTTGAVDVNTLATQLGVAKETVRRDLRALEDHGLIRRTHGGAYPVESAGFETTLAFRATSHVPEKRRIATAAAELLGDAETVFVDEGFTPQLIAEALPRDRPLTVVTASLPVAGALAEADNVSVLLLGGRVRSGTLATVDHWTTKMLAGFVLDLAYIGANGISREHGLTTPDPAVSEVKAQAIRAARRTVFAGVHTKFGAVSFCRFAEIGVLETIVTSTLLPTSEAHRYSLLGPQVIRV; translated from the coding sequence ATGACCGGCACCGCAGAAGACCGCCAGCGGCACATCGTGCAGGCCGCCCGCACCACAGGCGCCGTGGACGTCAACACCCTCGCCACCCAACTCGGCGTGGCGAAGGAGACCGTCCGCCGAGACCTCCGCGCCCTGGAGGACCACGGCCTGATCCGCCGCACCCACGGCGGCGCCTACCCCGTGGAGAGCGCCGGTTTCGAGACGACGCTCGCCTTCCGCGCCACCAGCCACGTCCCCGAGAAGCGCCGCATCGCCACCGCCGCGGCCGAACTGCTCGGGGACGCCGAGACGGTCTTCGTCGACGAGGGCTTCACCCCCCAGCTCATCGCCGAGGCCCTGCCCCGGGACCGCCCCCTGACCGTGGTCACCGCGTCCCTCCCGGTCGCGGGCGCCCTCGCCGAGGCGGACAACGTCTCGGTCCTGCTGCTCGGGGGCCGGGTCCGCTCCGGCACCCTGGCCACCGTCGACCACTGGACGACGAAGATGCTCGCCGGCTTCGTCCTCGACCTCGCCTACATCGGCGCCAACGGAATCTCCCGCGAACACGGCCTCACCACCCCCGACCCCGCGGTCAGCGAGGTCAAGGCACAGGCGATCCGGGCCGCGCGCCGCACGGTGTTCGCGGGTGTCCACACCAAGTTCGGGGCGGTCAGCTTCTGCCGGTTCGCGGAGATCGGCGTGCTGGAGACGATCGTCACGAGCACCCTGCTCCCCACGTCCGAGGCCCACCGCTACTCATTGCTCGGGCCCCAGGTCATCCGCGTCTGA